A single region of the Streptomyces caelestis genome encodes:
- a CDS encoding NAD-dependent epimerase/dehydratase family protein, with product MPAPRTVLLTGAAGGLGTLMRDLLPDYGYELRLLDLRPVEGAPDAITADLADQDAVREAVRGVDAIIHLAGISLEAPFEKILKANIEGTYHLYEAAREEGVGRIVFASSNHAVGYTPRPQGDDPLIPVDTPRRPDTFYGLSKCFGEDLAQLYWDKHGLETVSVRIGSCFPEPTSVRMLSVWMSPADGARLFHAALTAEHVGHTVVHGSSANTRLWWDLTTARALGYEPQDDSEPWAEKLIAEQGELDPENEAHAYLGGHFVTDPPIWPY from the coding sequence ATGCCCGCTCCCCGCACCGTCCTGCTCACCGGCGCCGCCGGCGGCCTCGGCACCCTGATGCGGGACCTGCTTCCGGACTACGGCTACGAGCTGCGGCTGCTCGACCTGCGTCCGGTCGAGGGCGCGCCGGACGCGATCACCGCCGACCTCGCCGACCAGGACGCCGTGCGCGAGGCGGTCCGCGGCGTCGACGCGATCATCCATCTCGCGGGCATCTCTCTGGAAGCCCCGTTCGAGAAGATCCTCAAGGCGAACATCGAGGGCACCTACCACCTGTACGAGGCCGCCCGCGAGGAGGGCGTCGGCCGGATCGTCTTCGCCTCCTCCAACCACGCCGTCGGCTACACCCCGCGCCCCCAGGGCGACGATCCCCTGATCCCGGTCGACACGCCCCGCCGTCCGGACACCTTCTACGGCCTGTCCAAGTGCTTCGGGGAGGACCTCGCGCAGCTCTACTGGGACAAGCACGGCCTGGAGACGGTCTCGGTGCGGATCGGCTCCTGCTTCCCCGAGCCGACCAGCGTGCGCATGCTCTCGGTGTGGATGAGCCCCGCCGACGGCGCCCGCCTCTTCCACGCGGCCCTGACCGCCGAGCACGTCGGCCACACCGTCGTCCACGGCTCCTCCGCCAACACCCGGCTGTGGTGGGACCTCACCACCGCCCGGGCGCTCGGCTACGAGCCGCAGGACGACTCCGAGCCGTGGGCCGAGAAGCTCATCGCCGAGCAGGGCGAGCTGGACCCGGAGAACGAGGCGCACGCCTACCTGGGCGGCCACTTCGTGACGGACCCGCCGATCTGGCCGTACTGA
- a CDS encoding TIGR03086 family metal-binding protein encodes MTDTTPTLDLGPQTALLARLVEGVTDEQLADPTPCPEYAVRNLLGHLVGLTLAFRDAGRKDLGLTTDTSPNSARPDVGPGWREELPKVLAELAEVWRDPAAWTGMTRAGGVGLPGEIAGLVATDELVIHGWDLARATGQEYAPDPAALRICHDFLAASVDDPSRGEIFGPVVPTEPEASLLDRAVGLSGRDPGWKPRS; translated from the coding sequence ATGACCGACACCACCCCGACCCTCGACCTCGGACCGCAGACGGCGCTCCTGGCGCGCCTGGTCGAAGGCGTCACCGACGAGCAACTGGCGGACCCGACGCCCTGTCCCGAGTACGCCGTGCGCAACCTGCTGGGCCACCTGGTCGGGCTGACCCTCGCCTTCCGTGACGCCGGCCGCAAGGACCTCGGCCTCACCACCGACACCAGCCCGAACTCCGCGCGCCCGGACGTCGGGCCCGGCTGGCGCGAGGAGCTGCCCAAGGTCCTCGCCGAACTGGCCGAGGTCTGGCGCGACCCGGCCGCCTGGACCGGCATGACCCGGGCCGGCGGCGTCGGCCTGCCCGGCGAGATCGCGGGGCTCGTCGCCACCGACGAGCTGGTGATCCACGGCTGGGACCTGGCCCGCGCGACCGGCCAGGAGTACGCCCCCGACCCGGCCGCGCTCCGGATCTGCCACGACTTCCTCGCCGCGAGCGTCGACGACCCCAGCCGGGGCGAGATCTTCGGCCCGGTCGTCCCCACAGAGCCCGAGGCGTCCTTGCTGGACCGGGCCGTGGGACTGAGCGGGCGGGATCCGGGGTGGAAGCCCAGGTCGTAG
- a CDS encoding 5-dehydro-4-deoxyglucarate dehydratase — MTSAPLAARLNIPSGPLFFPVTAYGPDGSVDLDTYRTHVRRGVEAGAAAVFACCGTGEFHALTPEEFDRCVRVAVEAAEGRVPVVAGAGYGTALAVRYARLAEAAGADGLLAMPPYLVVAGQEGLLRHYREVAAATSLPVVVYQRDNAVFTPETVVGLARTDGIIGLKDGLGDLDLMQRIVSAVRSEVPGDFLYFNGLPTAEQTQLAYRALGVTLYSSAVFCFAPEIALAFHQALRGGDDTLVAKLLDGFYRPFVELRAQGRGYAVALVKAGVRLRGLDVGEVRPPLHEPTEDHVKQLAEVIERGYALLEEAK, encoded by the coding sequence GTGACGTCAGCCCCTCTCGCCGCTCGACTCAACATCCCCAGCGGACCGCTGTTCTTCCCGGTCACCGCCTACGGCCCCGACGGCTCCGTGGACCTCGACACCTACCGCACGCACGTACGCCGCGGGGTCGAGGCCGGAGCGGCCGCCGTGTTCGCCTGCTGCGGCACCGGCGAGTTCCACGCGCTGACGCCCGAGGAGTTCGACCGGTGCGTCCGGGTGGCCGTCGAGGCGGCCGAGGGGCGCGTGCCGGTCGTCGCGGGCGCCGGGTACGGCACGGCGCTCGCCGTGCGCTACGCCCGCCTCGCCGAGGCGGCCGGGGCGGACGGGCTGCTCGCGATGCCGCCGTACCTCGTCGTCGCCGGGCAGGAGGGGCTGCTGCGGCACTACCGGGAGGTCGCCGCCGCGACCTCCCTGCCCGTGGTCGTCTACCAGCGCGACAACGCGGTCTTCACCCCGGAGACCGTCGTCGGACTCGCCCGCACGGACGGGATCATCGGCCTCAAGGACGGGCTCGGCGACCTCGACCTCATGCAGCGCATCGTCAGCGCCGTACGCTCCGAGGTCCCCGGCGACTTCCTCTACTTCAACGGCCTGCCGACCGCCGAACAGACCCAGCTCGCCTACCGAGCCCTCGGCGTCACGCTCTACTCGTCCGCCGTGTTCTGTTTCGCGCCCGAGATCGCCCTCGCCTTCCACCAGGCGCTCCGCGGCGGCGACGACACCTTGGTGGCGAAGCTGCTGGACGGCTTCTACCGCCCCTTCGTGGAACTGCGCGCTCAGGGCCGCGGCTACGCCGTCGCCCTGGTCAAGGCCGGCGTACGGCTGCGCGGACTGGACGTGGGGGAGGTACGCCCCCCGCTGCACGAGCCGACCGAGGATCATGTCAAGCAGCTCGCCGAAGTGATCGAGCGTGGCTACGCGCTGCTTGAGGAGGCCAAGTGA
- a CDS encoding GntR family transcriptional regulator, which yields MTSVPTPIPSRTQYVLEGIKHRILTGQLTPGQALVETELAAQFGVSKTPVREALKTLAGTGLVVMSQYKGVTVRMVDADMAREVYDVRLLLEPEALRRTVRRGASLDVARSALTRADVATDTAERSLANREFHRALYLPCGNPLLGRMLDEVRDQAALVSAVAWAASPSWEREADEHREILRLALDGDADGAARALHAHIASFVERAFPQAGLEQEGQE from the coding sequence ATGACCTCTGTGCCCACGCCGATCCCCTCCCGCACGCAGTACGTGCTGGAGGGGATCAAACACCGCATCCTCACCGGGCAGTTGACGCCGGGCCAGGCGCTGGTCGAGACCGAGCTCGCCGCGCAGTTCGGGGTGTCCAAGACCCCGGTGCGCGAGGCGCTCAAGACCCTCGCCGGGACCGGGCTGGTCGTGATGAGCCAGTACAAGGGCGTCACGGTGCGCATGGTGGACGCGGACATGGCGCGCGAGGTCTACGACGTGCGGCTGCTGCTGGAGCCCGAGGCGCTGCGGCGCACCGTGCGGCGCGGAGCTTCCCTGGACGTCGCCCGGTCTGCGCTGACCAGGGCCGACGTCGCCACCGACACCGCCGAACGCTCCCTGGCCAACCGGGAGTTCCACCGCGCCCTGTACCTGCCGTGCGGCAACCCGCTGCTCGGCCGGATGCTCGACGAGGTCCGCGACCAGGCCGCCCTCGTCTCCGCCGTCGCGTGGGCGGCCTCGCCCTCCTGGGAGCGGGAGGCCGACGAGCACCGCGAGATCCTCCGCCTCGCCCTCGACGGCGACGCCGACGGCGCGGCGCGCGCCCTCCACGCCCACATCGCGTCCTTCGTGGAGCGTGCTTTCCCCCAGGCAGGACTGGAACAGGAAGGTCAGGAATGA
- a CDS encoding dihydrodipicolinate synthase family protein — MSSVAFETQRAALADVVAIPVTPFAEDGSVERDTYRALLRRLLDGGITTLTPNGNTGEFYALTPEERRLVTELTIDEAGERAVVLVGVGHDIPTAAASARHARELGAQMVMVHQPVHPYVSQAGWVDYHRAVAEAVPELGVVPYIRNAQLTGARLAELADACPNVIGVKYAVPDAARFAAFARDAGLERFVWVAGLAEPYAPSYFSAGATGFTSGLVNVAPAVSLNMIEALRSGDYPAAMKVWEQIRRFEELRAANGSANNVTVVKEALASLGLCRREVRPPSRPLPEGERAEVAAIAAGWSI, encoded by the coding sequence ATGAGCAGCGTGGCGTTCGAGACCCAGCGGGCGGCCCTGGCCGACGTGGTGGCGATCCCGGTGACGCCGTTCGCCGAGGACGGCTCCGTCGAGCGGGACACCTACCGGGCCCTGCTGCGCCGTCTGCTCGACGGCGGCATCACGACGCTCACCCCGAACGGCAACACCGGCGAGTTCTACGCCCTGACCCCCGAAGAGCGCCGCCTCGTCACCGAGTTGACGATCGACGAGGCCGGGGAGCGGGCCGTCGTCCTGGTCGGCGTCGGACACGACATCCCGACCGCCGCCGCCTCCGCCCGGCACGCCCGTGAGCTCGGCGCCCAGATGGTGATGGTCCACCAGCCCGTCCACCCCTACGTCTCCCAGGCCGGCTGGGTCGACTATCACCGTGCCGTCGCCGAGGCCGTGCCCGAGCTGGGCGTCGTCCCGTACATCCGCAACGCACAGCTCACCGGGGCCCGACTCGCCGAACTCGCCGACGCCTGCCCGAACGTCATCGGCGTGAAGTACGCCGTCCCGGACGCCGCCAGGTTCGCGGCCTTCGCCCGGGACGCCGGGCTGGAACGGTTCGTGTGGGTGGCCGGGCTCGCCGAGCCCTACGCGCCCTCCTACTTCTCCGCGGGCGCCACCGGCTTCACCTCCGGGCTCGTCAACGTCGCCCCGGCCGTCTCCCTGAACATGATCGAGGCGCTGCGCTCCGGCGACTACCCGGCGGCCATGAAGGTCTGGGAGCAGATCCGCCGCTTCGAGGAACTGCGCGCCGCGAACGGCTCCGCCAACAACGTCACCGTCGTCAAGGAGGCCCTCGCCTCCCTCGGGCTGTGCCGCCGCGAGGTCCGCCCGCCGAGCAGGCCGCTGCCCGAGGGCGAGCGAGCCGAGGTCGCCGCCATCGCCGCCGGGTGGTCGATATGA
- the araD gene encoding L-arabinonate dehydratase — MSTPEKRPEELRSHQWYGTEGLRTFSHRARTRQLGYLPEEHLGKPVIAILNTWSDINPCHVHLRDRAQAVKRGVWQAGGFPLEFPVSTLSETFQKPTPMLYRNMLAMETEELLRSYPVDGAVLMGGCDKSTPALLMGAASADLPAVFVPAGPMLPGHWRNEVLGSGTDMWKYWDDKRAGVIGDCEMQELESGLARSPGHCMTMGTASTLTAAAEALGVTVPGASSIPAVDSGHDRMAARAGMTIVELVHKDRKLSDILTADAFHDAVTTVLGLGGSTNAVIHLIAMAGRAGVKLTLDDFDRIARTVPVLANVRPGGQTYLMEDFHFAGGLPGFLSRITDLLHLDRPTVSYDTLREQLAGAQVHNDDVIRTRDNPVAAEGGVAVLRGNLCPDGAVIKHISAEPHLLKHTGPAVVFDDYRTMQRTINDPSLGITPDHVLVLRGAGPKGGPGMPEYGMLPLPDYLLKQGVRDMVRISDARMSGTSYGACVLHVAPESYVGGPLALVRTGDSITLDVEARTLHLHVDDEELQRRRADWTPPPTRYERGYGALYNEQITQADTGCDFEFLARSGKVQDPYAG, encoded by the coding sequence ATGAGCACACCGGAAAAGCGTCCGGAGGAGCTGCGCAGCCACCAGTGGTACGGCACCGAAGGGCTGCGTACCTTCAGCCACCGCGCCCGTACCCGCCAGCTCGGCTACCTGCCCGAGGAGCACCTCGGCAAGCCGGTCATCGCGATCCTCAACACCTGGTCGGACATCAACCCCTGCCACGTGCACCTCCGGGACCGCGCCCAGGCGGTCAAGCGCGGTGTCTGGCAGGCGGGCGGTTTCCCGCTGGAGTTCCCGGTCTCGACCCTGAGTGAGACCTTCCAGAAGCCGACCCCCATGCTCTACCGCAACATGCTCGCCATGGAGACGGAGGAGCTGCTGCGGTCGTACCCGGTCGACGGGGCCGTCCTGATGGGCGGCTGCGACAAGTCGACGCCCGCCCTGCTCATGGGCGCGGCGAGCGCGGACCTGCCGGCCGTGTTCGTGCCGGCCGGTCCCATGCTGCCGGGCCACTGGCGCAACGAAGTCCTCGGTTCCGGCACCGACATGTGGAAGTACTGGGACGACAAGCGCGCCGGGGTCATCGGCGACTGCGAGATGCAGGAGCTGGAGAGCGGTCTGGCCCGCTCGCCCGGCCACTGCATGACGATGGGCACGGCCTCCACCCTGACCGCCGCCGCCGAGGCGCTCGGCGTCACGGTCCCGGGCGCCTCCAGCATCCCGGCCGTCGACTCCGGGCACGACCGGATGGCGGCCAGGGCGGGTATGACGATCGTCGAACTGGTCCACAAGGACCGGAAGCTGAGCGACATCCTCACCGCCGACGCCTTCCACGACGCCGTGACGACCGTGCTCGGCCTCGGCGGCTCCACCAACGCCGTGATCCACCTGATCGCCATGGCCGGCCGCGCGGGCGTCAAGCTCACCCTCGACGACTTCGACCGCATCGCCCGCACGGTCCCGGTGCTGGCCAACGTACGGCCCGGCGGACAGACGTACCTGATGGAGGACTTCCACTTCGCGGGCGGCCTGCCCGGGTTCCTCTCCCGGATCACGGACCTGCTGCACCTGGACCGGCCGACCGTCTCGTACGACACGCTGCGCGAGCAGCTCGCCGGCGCGCAGGTGCACAACGACGACGTCATCCGGACCCGGGACAACCCGGTCGCCGCCGAGGGCGGGGTCGCCGTGCTGCGCGGCAACCTCTGCCCGGACGGCGCCGTCATCAAGCACATCTCCGCCGAGCCGCACCTGCTCAAGCACACCGGCCCCGCCGTCGTCTTCGACGACTACAGGACCATGCAGCGCACCATCAACGACCCGTCGCTCGGCATCACCCCCGACCACGTCCTCGTGCTGCGGGGCGCCGGTCCCAAGGGCGGCCCGGGCATGCCCGAGTACGGGATGCTGCCCCTGCCCGACTACCTGCTCAAGCAGGGCGTGCGGGACATGGTCCGCATCTCCGACGCCCGGATGAGCGGCACGAGTTACGGCGCCTGTGTGCTGCACGTCGCACCGGAGTCGTACGTGGGCGGACCGCTCGCCCTCGTCCGCACCGGTGATTCCATCACCCTCGACGTCGAGGCCCGCACCCTCCATCTCCATGTGGACGACGAGGAGCTTCAGCGGCGCAGGGCGGACTGGACGCCGCCGCCCACCCGGTACGAGCGCGGCTACGGCGCGCTCTACAACGAGCAGATCACGCAGGCCGACACCGGCTGCGACTTCGAGTTCCTGGCCCGCTCGGGCAAGGTGCAGGACCCGTACGCGGGCTGA
- a CDS encoding MFS transporter produces the protein MTTRTTTWPLVRVLRERDAGLCLSGVVVSGFGTSALWLASGVWVKDLTGSDGLAALCLLAMWLPTLAGPLLGILADRGRRKPLLIGVNLLLGALLLTLVSVDSPGGLWLLYAVLFVYGAAGVVHDAAESALVATAVGPSLLGDFNGLRMTAAEGMKLLAPLAGAGLYAAYGGASVALLDAATFVLATGLYALLRVREEKPAPPTGSRRQRTAEGARHLWAHPVLRPLVLAGGATMLCAGLNGAMVYAVVDGLGHSPAYAGVLYAVQGAGSVAVGLLSGTALRRLGERRFAAYGIALLAVAVALRAVPSDPLALVCGAAIGAGLPAVLIATLTSVQRETPGPLLGRVTATANTLVYAPNVAGLAAGAALVELVSHRLVLVALGVALLVTAVPLFQRPARTERTVSRSPSDANPA, from the coding sequence ATGACGACCAGAACGACGACCTGGCCCCTGGTGCGTGTCCTGCGCGAGCGCGACGCCGGGCTCTGTCTCTCCGGAGTGGTGGTCTCCGGCTTCGGCACGTCGGCGCTGTGGCTGGCGTCCGGCGTGTGGGTCAAGGACCTCACCGGCTCGGACGGCCTGGCCGCGCTGTGCCTGCTCGCCATGTGGCTGCCGACCCTGGCCGGACCGCTGCTGGGCATCCTCGCCGACCGGGGCCGCCGCAAACCGCTGCTGATCGGCGTGAACCTGCTGCTGGGCGCCCTCCTGCTCACCCTCGTGAGCGTCGACTCCCCGGGTGGCCTGTGGCTGCTGTACGCCGTGCTGTTCGTATACGGCGCGGCGGGCGTCGTCCACGACGCGGCCGAGTCGGCCCTGGTCGCGACCGCCGTCGGCCCGTCCCTGCTCGGCGACTTCAACGGTCTGCGCATGACGGCCGCCGAGGGCATGAAACTCCTGGCCCCGCTGGCGGGCGCGGGCCTGTACGCGGCGTACGGCGGCGCGAGCGTCGCTCTCCTGGACGCGGCGACGTTCGTCCTGGCCACGGGCCTGTACGCGTTACTCCGGGTGCGGGAGGAGAAGCCGGCGCCACCCACCGGCAGCCGCCGGCAGCGGACCGCCGAGGGCGCCCGCCACCTGTGGGCGCACCCCGTGCTGCGCCCCTTGGTCCTGGCGGGCGGCGCCACCATGCTGTGCGCCGGCCTGAACGGGGCGATGGTCTACGCCGTCGTCGACGGCCTCGGGCACTCCCCCGCGTACGCCGGTGTGCTGTACGCCGTGCAGGGCGCCGGGTCGGTCGCGGTCGGCCTGCTCTCCGGCACCGCCCTGCGCCGCCTGGGCGAGCGGCGCTTCGCGGCGTACGGCATCGCCCTGCTGGCCGTCGCGGTGGCCCTGCGGGCGGTGCCGTCCGACCCGCTGGCGCTGGTGTGCGGCGCGGCGATCGGAGCGGGGTTGCCCGCGGTGCTGATCGCCACGCTGACGTCCGTGCAGCGCGAGACGCCGGGCCCGCTGCTGGGCCGGGTCACCGCCACCGCCAACACGCTGGTCTACGCCCCGAACGTGGCCGGGCTGGCCGCCGGGGCGGCCCTGGTCGAGCTGGTGAGCCACCGGCTGGTGCTGGTGGCCCTGGGCGTGGCCCTGCTGGTGACGGCGGTGCCGCTGTTTCAGCGCCCGGCGAGGACGGAGCGGACCGTCTCCAGGTCGCCGTCGGACGCCAACCCGGCGTGA